The following proteins are encoded in a genomic region of Flammeovirga pectinis:
- the nagB gene encoding glucosamine-6-phosphate deaminase, translating to MNTTLLNQQIMTDREFERLQTLSFGTSAEASIVIAHEIADLIRDKASKGENAVLGLATGSSPLKVYDELIRLHKEDGLSFKNVITFNLDEYYPMQPDSVHSYVRFMKENLFDHIDIQDKNIHIPDGTVAMENVYSFCQDYEAKIAAAGGLDIQVLGIGRTGHIGFNEPGSTENSRTRIVTLDAVTRIDAAPSFGGLDNVPKRAITMGVKPIMQAGRIIMMAWGSGKAPIVKKMVEGDISMQVPATFLQKHDNVSVYIDEGATENLTRITTPWLVREVEWTEAMIKKAVVWLAYKTGKPVLKLTNKDYLESGLDSVLSTKGSAYDLNIEVFNMLQHTISGWPGGKPNADDTQRPERAEPAKKRVIIFSPHPDDDVISMGGTFQRLVDQGHEVHVAYQTSGNIAVSDDDARRYATFTQSMMKTFEFDSAESRSKLKEITGFLDAKEEGDIDSLAVRQMKGQIRRDESIAACRYTGIPVSNVHFLDLPFYETGKVRKNPVGTADIEIIKNLLTELKPEQIYAAGDLADPHGTHRVCLDAIFAALEELKTEEYMKNCWCWLYRGAWHEWPIDEIEMAVPMSPEQVLKKRKAIFFHESQKDGVVFQGTDDREFWQRAEERNAGTAKLYNQLGLSEYEAMEAFVRYHFI from the coding sequence ATGAACACTACATTGTTGAACCAGCAAATTATGACAGACAGAGAGTTTGAACGCCTTCAAACTTTGTCTTTTGGTACTAGTGCTGAAGCATCTATCGTTATTGCTCACGAAATTGCGGATCTTATTCGTGATAAAGCTTCTAAAGGAGAAAATGCCGTTCTAGGTTTAGCTACTGGTTCATCACCTTTAAAAGTATACGATGAATTAATTCGTTTACATAAAGAAGATGGTTTATCATTCAAAAATGTAATTACTTTCAACCTTGACGAGTATTATCCTATGCAACCTGATTCTGTACATTCTTATGTACGTTTCATGAAGGAAAATTTATTCGATCATATTGATATTCAAGATAAAAACATTCATATTCCTGACGGTACTGTAGCAATGGAAAACGTGTATTCGTTTTGCCAAGACTACGAAGCTAAAATTGCTGCTGCAGGTGGTTTAGATATTCAAGTTTTAGGTATTGGCCGTACAGGTCATATTGGTTTTAACGAACCAGGTTCTACAGAAAATAGCCGTACGCGTATAGTAACTTTAGATGCTGTTACACGTATAGATGCTGCCCCTTCTTTTGGTGGTCTTGATAACGTACCTAAGCGTGCAATTACAATGGGTGTTAAGCCTATTATGCAAGCGGGTCGTATTATAATGATGGCTTGGGGTTCTGGAAAAGCACCTATCGTTAAGAAAATGGTAGAGGGTGATATCTCTATGCAAGTACCTGCAACATTCCTTCAAAAACACGATAACGTTTCTGTTTACATCGATGAAGGTGCTACTGAAAACTTAACGCGTATTACAACTCCTTGGTTAGTACGTGAGGTAGAATGGACAGAAGCAATGATTAAAAAAGCTGTTGTTTGGCTGGCTTACAAAACAGGCAAACCAGTACTTAAACTAACAAACAAAGATTATTTAGAGAGCGGTTTAGATAGCGTTCTTTCCACTAAAGGTTCTGCATACGATTTGAATATTGAGGTATTCAATATGTTGCAACATACTATTTCTGGATGGCCAGGAGGAAAGCCTAATGCAGACGATACGCAACGTCCAGAAAGAGCAGAGCCTGCTAAAAAACGTGTAATTATCTTCTCTCCTCACCCAGATGACGATGTTATTTCTATGGGAGGAACGTTCCAACGTTTAGTAGACCAAGGACACGAAGTACATGTAGCTTACCAAACTTCTGGTAACATTGCCGTTTCTGACGATGATGCACGTAGATATGCTACATTTACACAGTCTATGATGAAAACTTTTGAGTTTGATTCTGCAGAATCTCGTTCTAAGTTAAAAGAAATCACTGGTTTCTTAGATGCTAAAGAAGAAGGAGATATTGACTCTCTAGCAGTACGTCAGATGAAAGGTCAAATTCGTCGTGATGAATCAATTGCAGCTTGTCGTTACACAGGTATTCCTGTAAGTAATGTTCACTTCTTAGATTTACCATTCTATGAAACAGGTAAAGTTCGTAAGAACCCTGTAGGAACAGCTGATATTGAAATTATCAAAAATTTATTGACCGAATTAAAGCCTGAGCAAATTTATGCAGCAGGTGATTTAGCCGATCCACATGGTACACACCGTGTATGTTTAGATGCTATCTTCGCAGCTCTTGAAGAGTTGAAAACCGAAGAGTACATGAAAAACTGTTGGTGTTGGTTATACAGAGGTGCATGGCACGAATGGCCAATCGACGAAATCGAAATGGCAGTACCAATGTCTCCTGAGCAAGTATTGAAAAAGCGTAAAGCAATTTTCTTCCACGAGTCTCAAAAAGATGGTGTAGTATTCCAAGGTACAGATGATCGTGAATTCTGGCAACGTGCCGAAGAGCGTAATGCTGGAACTGCAAAATTATATAACCAATTAGGTTTATCTGAGTATGAAGCAATGGAAGCGTTTGTACGTTACCACTTCATCTAA
- a CDS encoding exo-beta-N-acetylmuramidase NamZ family protein, with amino-acid sequence MNIITKKVDYSSLLVRYSVLTLLLFFTFILSSEANDSIPTVKVGIEVLRDKNFKSLEGKRVGLVTNPTGVDHNFTSTIDILHQAPNVQLTALYGPEHGARGDTDAGAHVNSYIDKITGLTVYSLYGKTRKPTPEMLQNVDVIVYDIQDIGVRSYTFISTLGLVMEAAAENNKEVIVLDRPNPLGGNKIEGNIVEPNFFSFVSQFPIPYIYGMTVGELAYMMNYEGWLKNKAQCKLSVVPMKGWKRNMRFKDTGREWVPTSPHIPFQEIAELYPATGIIGELEASFIGIGYTLPFSLLGAEWIDGLKYAEALNKLNLDGVHFRPISFTPYYKDKKGMKLHGVQVYITNFSTVRLSEIQFQALAVHHQLYPNKDLFKGKENRFGMFDKVCGSDQIRTRFTQNYTFDSIKDYWRKDEVAFKKKSTVYYMYR; translated from the coding sequence ATGAACATAATTACAAAGAAAGTAGATTACAGCAGCTTACTCGTCAGATATTCGGTACTAACATTACTCCTGTTTTTTACTTTTATTTTATCGTCTGAAGCGAATGATAGTATCCCAACAGTAAAAGTTGGTATAGAAGTTCTTCGAGATAAAAATTTTAAATCTTTAGAAGGAAAAAGAGTTGGCTTGGTAACTAACCCAACAGGTGTTGATCATAATTTCACTTCTACTATTGATATTTTACATCAAGCCCCAAATGTTCAACTTACTGCTCTTTATGGGCCAGAACATGGCGCTAGAGGAGATACAGACGCAGGAGCACATGTAAATAGTTATATTGATAAAATAACTGGGTTAACGGTTTACTCCTTATATGGTAAAACCAGAAAGCCAACTCCAGAAATGCTTCAAAATGTGGATGTTATTGTGTATGACATCCAAGATATTGGCGTCAGATCATATACTTTTATTAGTACACTAGGTCTTGTTATGGAGGCTGCAGCAGAAAATAATAAAGAAGTAATAGTACTAGACCGTCCAAATCCTTTAGGAGGAAATAAGATTGAAGGTAACATTGTAGAACCTAACTTCTTCTCTTTTGTAAGTCAGTTTCCAATTCCTTATATCTACGGAATGACAGTTGGAGAATTAGCTTACATGATGAACTATGAAGGGTGGTTAAAAAATAAAGCACAATGCAAATTATCCGTTGTTCCAATGAAAGGTTGGAAACGTAATATGAGGTTTAAAGATACTGGAAGAGAATGGGTACCTACTTCACCGCATATTCCTTTTCAAGAAATTGCAGAGCTTTACCCTGCCACAGGAATTATTGGAGAACTTGAAGCTAGCTTTATCGGTATTGGTTATACCTTACCTTTTAGTTTATTAGGTGCAGAATGGATTGATGGTTTAAAATATGCAGAGGCACTTAATAAGTTAAATTTAGATGGTGTACACTTCAGACCTATATCATTTACTCCTTATTACAAAGATAAAAAAGGAATGAAATTACATGGTGTACAAGTTTATATCACTAATTTTTCTACAGTAAGATTATCAGAAATTCAATTCCAAGCTTTAGCAGTCCACCATCAGCTTTATCCTAATAAAGATCTTTTTAAAGGGAAAGAAAACAGGTTTGGTATGTTTGATAAAGTTTGTGGAAGTGATCAGATAAGAACTCGATTTACACAAAATTATACGTTTGATAGTATAAAAGATTATTGGAGGAAAGATGAAGTAGCTTTCAAGAAAAAATCTACCGTTTATTATATGTATAGATAA
- a CDS encoding nitroreductase family protein yields MNSTEDFIPYIPDNISDEEMLLCSKKYYSKINKRRSLREFSDKQVPKEVIENVIRAASCAPSGANKQPWMFCAVSSAEVKKNIRKAAEKEEYEGYHGRMSDEWIEDLRQFGTDWHKEFLETAPWLIVVFKQVYNIDDEGIRHNNYYVNESVGLATGFLLNAIHEVGLVALTHTPSPMNFLVKELNRPANERPFLLIPVGYPKENSKVPNIDRKSLKEISEWY; encoded by the coding sequence ATGAACTCTACAGAAGATTTTATACCATATATACCAGACAATATTTCTGATGAAGAAATGTTACTTTGTTCTAAGAAATATTACTCTAAAATTAATAAAAGACGATCATTAAGAGAGTTTTCAGATAAACAGGTTCCTAAGGAGGTTATAGAGAATGTTATTAGAGCTGCAAGCTGTGCACCTTCGGGAGCAAATAAACAACCATGGATGTTCTGTGCTGTTTCTTCAGCTGAGGTAAAGAAAAATATTAGAAAGGCTGCTGAAAAGGAAGAGTATGAAGGTTATCACGGAAGAATGAGTGATGAGTGGATTGAAGACTTAAGGCAGTTTGGAACAGATTGGCACAAAGAGTTTTTAGAAACAGCTCCTTGGTTAATTGTAGTTTTTAAGCAGGTATATAATATAGATGATGAAGGAATTCGTCATAATAATTATTACGTAAATGAATCTGTAGGATTAGCTACAGGGTTTCTTCTAAATGCAATTCATGAGGTAGGGTTGGTTGCTTTAACGCACACACCATCTCCAATGAACTTTTTAGTAAAGGAACTCAATAGACCTGCAAACGAACGCCCTTTCTTATTAATACCTGTAGGCTATCCGAAAGAGAATTCAAAAGTGCCTAATATTGATAGGAAATCTTTGAAAGAAATATCTGAGTGGTATTAA
- a CDS encoding alpha/beta fold hydrolase: MNLFYREIGEKGNTPFLIFHGLFGQCDNWMTLGKVLSEKFHVYMIDQRNHGQSPHSEDFSYQFLADDIKDFIEQHEIEKPIVLGHSMGGKAVMQFAANYPSMLSRMIIVDIAPRFYPVHHQVILEGLNALPITTIKTRGEADKALAEYIPNFGERSFLLKNIYRKKEGGFAWRPNLKVITENIEEVGKALESNHLIEVPTLFIGGSSSNYIQEADQKEINEKFASVHIVMIDGAGHWVHAEKPKELLEAINKFVF; the protein is encoded by the coding sequence ATGAATTTGTTTTATAGAGAAATTGGTGAAAAAGGAAATACTCCTTTCTTAATATTTCATGGTTTATTTGGACAGTGTGATAATTGGATGACTTTAGGGAAAGTGTTGTCAGAAAAATTTCATGTATACATGATAGACCAACGTAATCATGGGCAGTCTCCACACAGCGAAGACTTTTCTTATCAATTTCTAGCAGATGATATTAAAGATTTTATTGAACAACATGAGATAGAAAAACCAATTGTATTAGGACATTCTATGGGAGGCAAGGCTGTAATGCAATTTGCAGCAAATTACCCTTCAATGTTAAGTAGAATGATTATAGTAGATATTGCACCTCGTTTTTATCCTGTACATCATCAAGTTATTTTAGAAGGGTTAAATGCACTACCTATAACAACCATTAAAACGAGAGGAGAAGCAGATAAAGCATTGGCTGAATATATTCCAAATTTTGGAGAACGTTCTTTCTTACTTAAAAATATATATCGTAAAAAAGAAGGTGGTTTTGCTTGGCGACCAAACTTAAAAGTAATTACAGAAAATATTGAAGAAGTAGGAAAAGCATTAGAATCAAATCATTTAATTGAGGTACCTACTTTGTTTATTGGAGGAAGTAGTTCTAATTATATTCAAGAAGCTGACCAAAAAGAAATTAATGAAAAATTTGCCTCTGTACATATTGTTATGATAGATGGGGCAGGACATTGGGTACATGCTGAAAAACCAAAAGAATTATTAGAAGCAATAAATAAGTTTGTTTTTTAA